In Nonomuraea muscovyensis, one genomic interval encodes:
- the purU gene encoding formyltetrahydrofolate deformylase, with protein sequence MSPRPDPGREFVLTVSCSDKPGIVYAVTSFLVQHGGNMLQSKQFNDRRGGGFFMRVHFAAQHGLEELRAGFTYVAESFQMNWRLNDASTPTRTLIMVSKFGHCLNDLLFRRQGGALNIEIPAIVSNHPDLEPLASSYGVPYHHVPVTPDTKAQAEARVLELVAEYDADLVVLARYMQVLSDDLCKRLEGRAINIHHSFLPGFKGAKPYHQAHERGVKLIGATAHYVTADLDEGPIIEQDVVRVDHELDPDDLITAGRDVEAQVLARAVKWHSEQRVLLNGDRTVVFR encoded by the coding sequence ATGTCTCCCCGACCCGATCCCGGACGCGAGTTCGTCCTGACGGTCTCCTGCTCCGACAAACCAGGCATCGTGTACGCCGTCACCAGCTTCCTGGTGCAGCACGGCGGCAACATGCTGCAGAGCAAGCAGTTCAACGACCGCAGAGGCGGCGGCTTCTTCATGCGCGTGCACTTCGCCGCCCAGCACGGGCTGGAGGAGCTGCGCGCCGGCTTCACCTACGTCGCCGAGTCCTTCCAGATGAACTGGCGGCTCAACGACGCCTCGACGCCCACCCGGACGCTCATCATGGTGTCGAAGTTCGGCCACTGCCTGAACGACCTGCTGTTCCGCCGCCAGGGCGGAGCGCTGAACATCGAGATCCCGGCGATCGTCTCCAACCATCCCGACCTGGAGCCGCTGGCCTCCTCCTACGGTGTGCCCTACCACCACGTGCCGGTCACCCCCGACACCAAGGCGCAGGCCGAGGCCAGGGTGCTGGAGCTGGTCGCCGAGTACGACGCGGACCTCGTGGTGCTCGCCCGCTACATGCAGGTCCTGTCGGACGACCTGTGCAAGCGGCTCGAAGGGCGGGCCATCAACATCCACCACTCGTTCCTGCCGGGGTTCAAGGGGGCCAAGCCGTACCACCAGGCCCACGAACGCGGCGTCAAGCTGATCGGCGCGACCGCGCACTACGTGACGGCCGACCTCGACGAGGGGCCGATCATCGAGCAGGACGTCGTCCGGGTGGACCACGAGCTCGACCCCGACGACCTCATCACCGCGGGCCGGGACGTCGAGGCCCAGGTGCTGGCCCGCGCCGTGAAGTGGCACAGCGAGCAGCGGGTGCTGCTGAACGGCGACCGGACCGTCGTCTTCCGCTGA
- the betA gene encoding choline dehydrogenase, translating to MTSQQYDFVIVGGGSAGCALANRLSADPGTRVLVLEAGRPDYPWDVFIHMPAALPFPIGNRFYDWRYESEPEPHMRGRRIYHARGKVLGGSSSINGMIFQRGNPLDYERWGADPGMKSWDYAHCLPYFRRMENCLADPGTPFRGHDGPLALERGPAATPLFEAFFEAVQQAGYPLTDDVNGYRQEGFARFDRNIRRGRRLSAARAYLHPVLGRPNLTVRTRALVSRVLFEGTRAVGVEYDGGTVRAKEVVLCGGAINSPQLLQLSGVGNAAELGALGVRVVHDLPGVGENLQDHLEVYIQHGCSQPVSMQPNLQKWRHPWIGAQWLFARRGPGATNHFEAGGFVRSNDDVDYPNLMFHFLPIAVRYDGSAPAGGHGYQVHVGPMYSDARGTVKIKSTDPRQHPALRFNYLSTDQDRREWVEAVRVARDILGQPALGAYSTGELSPGPSVETDEEILDWVARDGETALHPSCTARMGVDEMSVVDPETMRVHGVDGLRVVDASVMPYVTNGNIYAPVMMLAEKAADLILGNTPLAPETTEFYRHRA from the coding sequence ATGACGTCACAGCAGTACGACTTCGTCATCGTCGGAGGAGGCTCGGCGGGCTGCGCCCTGGCCAACCGGCTCTCCGCGGACCCCGGCACGCGGGTGCTGGTCCTGGAGGCGGGCCGTCCCGACTATCCGTGGGACGTGTTCATCCACATGCCGGCCGCGCTGCCGTTTCCCATCGGCAACCGCTTCTACGACTGGCGCTACGAGTCCGAGCCGGAGCCGCACATGCGCGGGCGGCGCATCTACCACGCGCGCGGCAAGGTCCTCGGCGGCTCCAGCAGCATCAACGGCATGATCTTCCAGCGCGGCAACCCGCTCGACTACGAGCGCTGGGGCGCCGACCCCGGCATGAAGAGCTGGGACTACGCGCACTGCCTGCCGTACTTCAGGCGGATGGAGAACTGCCTGGCCGACCCCGGCACCCCCTTCCGCGGCCATGACGGACCGCTGGCGCTGGAACGCGGGCCCGCGGCCACCCCCCTGTTCGAGGCGTTCTTCGAGGCCGTCCAGCAGGCCGGCTACCCGCTCACCGACGACGTCAACGGCTACCGGCAGGAGGGCTTCGCCAGGTTCGACCGCAACATCCGGCGGGGCCGCCGGCTCAGCGCCGCCCGCGCCTACCTGCACCCGGTGCTGGGGCGCCCCAACCTCACGGTCAGGACGCGCGCGCTCGTCTCCAGGGTGCTCTTCGAGGGCACGCGGGCCGTCGGGGTCGAGTACGACGGCGGCACCGTGCGCGCCAAGGAGGTCGTCCTGTGCGGCGGCGCCATCAACTCGCCGCAGCTCCTGCAGCTGTCCGGCGTCGGCAACGCCGCGGAGCTGGGCGCACTCGGCGTCCGCGTCGTGCACGACCTGCCGGGCGTCGGGGAGAACCTCCAGGACCACCTGGAGGTCTACATCCAGCACGGCTGCTCCCAGCCCGTCTCCATGCAGCCCAACCTGCAGAAGTGGCGCCACCCGTGGATCGGCGCCCAGTGGCTGTTCGCCCGCAGGGGGCCCGGCGCCACCAACCACTTCGAGGCCGGCGGGTTCGTGCGGAGCAACGACGACGTCGACTACCCCAACCTGATGTTCCACTTCCTGCCCATCGCCGTCCGCTACGACGGCTCCGCCCCGGCGGGCGGGCACGGTTACCAGGTGCACGTCGGGCCGATGTACTCGGACGCCCGCGGCACGGTGAAGATCAAGAGTACGGACCCGCGGCAGCACCCCGCGCTGCGCTTCAACTACCTGTCCACCGACCAGGACCGGCGCGAGTGGGTGGAGGCCGTCCGGGTGGCCCGCGACATCCTCGGCCAACCGGCGCTGGGCGCGTACAGCACCGGGGAGCTGTCACCCGGTCCGTCCGTCGAGACCGACGAGGAGATCCTCGACTGGGTGGCCAGGGACGGTGAGACGGCCCTGCATCCCTCGTGCACGGCCCGCATGGGCGTGGACGAGATGTCCGTGGTGGACCCCGAGACGATGCGCGTGCACGGCGTGGACGGGCTGCGCGTGGTGGACGCCTCGGTGATGCCGTACGTCACCAACGGCAACATCTACGCGCCCGTCATGATGCTCGCGGAGAAGGCGGCCGACCTCATCCTCGGCAACACGCCGCTCGCGCCCGAGACGACGGAGTTCTATCGGCACCGCGCGTGA